From the Periophthalmus magnuspinnatus isolate fPerMag1 chromosome 1, fPerMag1.2.pri, whole genome shotgun sequence genome, one window contains:
- the rfc1 gene encoding replication factor C subunit 1 produces the protein MDIRRFFAPTTSKPAVQKTAPNGKNNVKSDDKKRTTTLSSDEDVNIQKKTKVTVSKSGEKRKDVEKKRKKRAVIESDSEEEKVVKSKKSPKVKLKEEEPLKKDPVQYVSETDSDSDNFQTLKRASKAKQNGSGKTEKTEDKKPKESSKSPVKSSTQGKTVLKSPVTPKIAPPPKPKQTPTSVFDYFGSASIQRSDKKLVASTKRKAPIEDADDLSDEQIARQLQMEEDMELEKQVHEDEEFARTLAMLDEEPLAKKARKGPDDVRSKNTTESASGSKSTPVKRQQKESLSEDVIAPSPKKSPVKTSSKLAMLKKKEEDKEMSKNKMIVSPKKIISPKKESVSSTPEKKFTPKSGTALTSLHISPKKAENTSTSPEDSEKKKGNASAYRNYLNRDGPRALGSKEIPQGAENCLEGFVFVITGVLESMERDDAKSLIERYGGKVTGNVSKKTNYLVQGRDSGVSKLEKAESFGTKILDEDGLFELIRTKPGKKSKYEIAAETEAKASKNGTPSTQAKRTPKSQKISPSKGNSRSPQTPSPSKTSLSQAHSARVGLSGTPSGRGSGQTARRGLGLSSSSSKDPSSPTISGEGASLLWVDKYRPRSLKAVIGQQGDQSCANKLMRWLKNWHKNHSGGSSKPAVAKFGKFGGGKDDGSSFKAALLSGPPGVGKTTTAVLVCEELGYSYVEMNASCTRSKNSLKEVVAESLNNTSIENFYKGTSLKVSSKHVLIMDEIDGMAGNEDRGGIQEMIGLIKTSKVPIICMCNDRNHQKIRSLANYCFDLRFQRPRVEQIKGAMMSIAFKEGIKIPPPALNEIILASNQDVRQVLHNLSMWSAKDKVMTYDQCKSDAANARKDMKLGPFDVCRKVFVSGEETAHMSLIDKSDLFFHDYSLAPLFVQENYLHVRPAAAAGDLKSHLMLISKTADSICDGDIVDRMIRSRQNWSLLPTQAIYASVLPGELMRGYMSQFPTFPSWLGKNSSTSKHSRIVQELSSHMSLKTHCSRQAVNLDYLHYLRKALLNPLQRYGAEGAGQAVQLLDDYQLVREDVDSMMEISVWGSQPDPYSKLDSKVKASFTRAYNKEVHLTPYSLQVVKKGRRGGGGGEMELGEDMDTEVRESEDEGENLQTDAMIKQKKAKATKDTKKEKTEVSGKGKGRGKGKVKK, from the exons ATG GACATCAGGCGGTTCTTTGCACCCACGACTTCCAAACCTGCAGTGCAAAAAACAGCCCCCAACGGTAAAAATAACGTTAAGTCAGATGACAAGAAGAGGACGACCACCTTGTCTTCAGACGAGGATGTCAATATTCAAAAAAAGACAAAGGTTACT gTTTCCAAATCAGGAGAGAAGCGTAAAGATGTTGAGAAAAAACGCAAGAAACGTGCAGTAATAGAGTCAG ACTCCGAAGAGGAGAAGGTTGTGAAGTCAAAGAAGTCTCCTAAAGTGAAGCTGAAGGAAGAGGAGCCTCTGAAAAAGGATCCAGTTCAGTATGTCTCAGAAACAG ATTCAGACAGTGACAACTTTCAAACCTTGAAAAGGGCATCTAAAGCTAAACAGAATGGCAGTGGAAAGACAGAAAAGACAGAAGATAAAAAGCCCAAAGAGAGCAGCAAATCTCCTGTAAAGTCTTCAACTCAAGGGAAAACTGTGTTAAAGTCTCCTGTCACCCCTAAAATAGCTCCACCTCCTAAACCTAAACAAACCCCGACTTCAGTCTTTGACTATTTTGGCAGCGCGTCCATTCAGCGCTCAGATAAGAAGCTCGTAGCAAGTACCAAGCGAAAGGCT CCTATTGAAGATGCAGACGATCTCAGTGATGAGCAAATTGCTAGACAACTGCAGATGGAGGAGGACATGGAG CTGGAAAAGCAGGTCCATGAAGATGAAGAGTTTGCCAGAACCCTTGCTATGTTGGATGAAGAACCATTGGCTAAAAAA GCCCGTAAAGGCCCTGATGATGTGAGGTCCAAGAATACCACGGAATCTGCTTCTGGTTCTAAAAGTACTCCAGTAAAGCGACAGCAGAAAGAAAGCTTGTCAGAGGATGTCATTGCTCCATCGCCAAAGAAAAGCCCTGTcaaaaccagctctaaactTGCAATGttaaagaagaaggaggaggataaGGAAATGTCAAAGAATAAAATGATTGTTTCACCCAAAAAAATAATCTCTCCTAAAAAAGAGAGTGTTTCTTCAACTCCAGAGAAAAAATTTACACCCAAATCAGGAACAGCACTGACTTCTCTACATATCTCTCCAAAGAAAGCAGAG AATACAAGTACAAGTCCTGAAGACTCAGAGAAGAAGAAGGGCAATGCTTCAGCTTACAGGAACTACCTTAACCGTGATGGTCCAAGGGCTCTAGGCTCCAAAGAAATCCCACAG GGAGCTGAGAATTGCCTGGAaggttttgtgtttgtgataaCAGGAGTATTAGAGTCCATGGAGAGGGACGATGCCAAATCACTTATTGAGCGTTATGGTGGGAAGGTGACAGGCAATGTTAGCAAAAAGACCAACTACCTGGTCCAAGGGCGGGACAGCGGTGTCTCAAAGCTTGAAAAG GCTGAAAGCTTTGGTACCAAGATTTTGGATGAAGATGGTCTGTTCGAGCTCATTAGGACAAAGCCTgggaaaaagtcaaagtatGAAATTGCTGCAGAGACAGAG GCTAAAGCCTCAAAGAATGGAACTCCATCTACTCAAGCAAAGAGAACTCCCAAATCCCAGAAGATCTCTCCCTCGAAAGGCAACTCCAGATCTCCTCAAACTCCCAGTCCTTCTAAAACCAGCCTCTCCCAGGCCCATAGTGCTCGGGTGGGTCTATCAGGCACTCCCTCTGGGAGAGGTTCTGGACAGACTGCCCGGAGAGGCCTGGGTCTTTCATCATCCTCTTCTAAAGATCCTTCATCGCCAACAATATCAGGCGAAGGAGCCAGTTTGCTCTGGGTAGACAAGTATCGGCCACGATCTCTCAAAGCAGTCATCGGTCAACAGGGTGATCAGAGCTGTGCAAATAAACTTATGCGCTGGCtgaaaaactggcacaaaaacCACAGTGGTGGCTCATCCAAGCCGGCAG TTGCAAAGTTTGGTAAATTTGGAGGAGGAAAAGACGATGGCTCTTCATTTAAAGCAGCTCTTCTTTCTGGACCTCCTGGAGTGGGGAAGACGACTACAGCCGTACTGGTTTGTGAG GAACTGGGCTACAGCTATGTGGAGATGAATGCCAGCTGTACTCGTAGCAAAAACAGCCTGAAGGAAGTTGTTGCAGAGTCACTCAATAACACAAGCATTGAAAACTTCTATAAGG GCACATCTCTAAAAGTAAGCAGTAAACATGTCCTCATTATGGACGAGATCGATGGCATGGCGGGAAATGAAGACCGAGGGGGCATACAG GAAATGATTGGCCTAATCAAAACATCAAAGGTTCCTATCATTTGTATGTGTAATGATCGCAACCATCAGAAGATTCGGTCTCTTGCCAACTACTGTTTTGACCTGCGTTTCCAAAGACCTCGAGTGGAACAGATAAAg GGGGCCATGATGTCCATAGCTTTCAAAGAGGGGATCAAAATCCCTCCCCCGGCTCTCAACGAAATTATTCTTGCATCGAACCAGGATGTCCGACAG GTGCTCCACAACCTGAGCATGTGGTCTGCCAAAGACAAAGTGATGACTTACGACCAGTGCAAATCTGATGCAGCCAATGCCCGAAAAGACATGAAGCTGGGTCCATTTGATGTTTGCAGAAAAGTGTTTGTCTCTGGGGAGGAGACGGCTCATATGAGCTTAATTGACAAGTCTGATCTCTTCTTCCATGACTACTCACTAGCGCCACTCTTTGTTCAGGAGAACTACCTCCATGTGCGCCCTGCAGCAGCAGC TGGTGATCTCAAATCTCACTTGATGTTGATCAGTAAAACGGCTGACTCCATCTGTGATGGAGACATTGTTGACAGGATGATACGTTCTCGTCAGAATTGGTCACTATTGCCCACGCAG GCCATATATGCCAGTGTGTTACCGGGAGAACTTATGCGTGGTTACATGAGTCAGTTCCCCACTTTTCCCAGCTGGCTTGGCAAAAACTCATCTACCAGTAAACATTCTCGCATAGTGCAGGAGCTTTCTTCTCACATGAGCTTAAA GACGCACTGCAGCAGACAGGCCGTGAACCTGGACTACCTTCACTACTTACGAAAGGCACTTTTGAACCCCCTTCAGAGGTACGGGGCGGAGGGGGCAGGACAGGCTGTGCAGCTCCTGGATGATTACCAGCTCGTCAGGGAAGACGTGGACAGCATGATGGAGATCAGTGTCTGGGGCAGTCAGCCTGATCCCTACTCCAAACTTGACTCAAAG GTGAAGGCGTCTTTTACTCGTGCATACAACAAAGAGGTCCACCTCACTCCATACTCCTTACAAGTGGTTAAGAAAGGCCGtcgtggaggaggtggaggtgaaatGGAGCTAGGAGAGGACATGGATACTGAAGTTCGAGAGTCAGAAGATGAGGGAGAAAACCTCCAAACAGATGCCATGATCAAA CAAAAGAAGGCAAAAGCCACAAAGGACACTAAAAAAGAGAAGACTGAAGTCTCTGGTAAAGGCAAAGGAAGAGGGAAGGGCAAGGTTAAAAAATAA